ATTATCCGAACTGCCCGGCGCATAATGCAGACTAAAGCCTGGGGCTTGGTCTTTCCCTCCCGGATTCTGCGGAGAAAATAAGTGTGAAACACCGGGTGTCGCGGCTTACCGCCTTTGGAAACCTGGACAAGCTGGACAGCGAGAAAATAGAAGATACCATGCAATACCCGGTTTCCCTGCCGACTGCGCTGCTCTTTGCCTTTGCCAGCAGAGGAAAACAAAACAGGAGCGATGCCTGCAAAGCGGGCCAGCTTATCCGAAGTGGGGAAGCGGTTAATGTCGCCGATCTCAGAAATGATGTGGCTGGCGGTATTTAAGTTAATTCCCGGCATAGTATCCAGTTTGTAGTCAGTCAAAGGCAGGAGGTTTTTTAACTCCCCGTCGATTCCTTCAATGGCCTGCTGTTTGTAGCGAAGTTCATGAATGATGCTTTTGACAATAAAGTCCCGTTCGGGTTGGAATTCTCGGTGAGTATCCCCATCGGCAGCCACCAGGTCAAGAATCGTCTGCGCCTTTTCCATCGAACAAGCATTGCGGCTGACACTCCGCAGCCCATCGGCAAGGGTTTCGGCGGTAACGGCTTGCAAGTGTTTCGGCGAAGGGTACGTCTCCCAGAAATAGAGCGCCGTCTTGCTGTTCACCAAGCAAAAGAACTTCCGGTAACTCGGAT
The Acetonema longum DSM 6540 DNA segment above includes these coding regions:
- a CDS encoding IS110 family transposase, with translation LRDMIDKLPDANHQDIFWTIRQLVKRRDALVKGTTMLQNQLHGQLMYHYPSYRKFFCLVNSKTALYFWETYPSPKHLQAVTAETLADGLRSVSRNACSMEKAQTILDLVAADGDTHREFQPERDFIVKSIIHELRYKQQAIEGIDGELKNLLPLTDYKLDTMPGINLNTASHIISEIGDINRFPTSDKLARFAGIAPVLFSSAGKGKEQRSRQGNRVLHGIFYFLAVQLVQVSKGGKPRHPVFHTYFLRRIREGKTKPQALVCIMRRAVRIIYGMMKTKSEYRPYETD